The following coding sequences lie in one Caproicibacterium argilliputei genomic window:
- a CDS encoding helix-turn-helix domain-containing protein: MNRVRELRQEKGISQKELANMLQVQNSAISKYETGRVALSDQTIRKLTAIFDVSSDYLLGISNKRNESALKGQTLSPAQQELLNVVKDFSSEEIKKIQDFAKFVKTQRNE, translated from the coding sequence TTGAACCGAGTACGCGAATTACGTCAAGAAAAAGGCATTAGCCAGAAAGAGCTTGCCAATATGCTCCAAGTACAAAACTCAGCTATTTCAAAATACGAAACCGGTCGGGTTGCTTTATCCGATCAGACAATTCGAAAGCTTACAGCCATTTTTGATGTTTCTTCTGACTACCTTCTTGGCATTTCCAACAAAAGAAATGAGTCTGCCCTAAAAGGGCAGACTCTCTCACCTGCGCAACAGGAGTTACTTAATGTGGTTAAAGACTTCTCTTCTGAGGAGATAAAGAAGATTCAGGATTTTGCGAAGTTTGTAAAGACTCAGCGTAACGAATGA
- a CDS encoding helix-turn-helix transcriptional regulator — MFEKLRKIRTNRNVSGEQMAEVLGLKTQAAYYKKEAGTVKFSLADAKCISEFFHMPIEEIFFANELS; from the coding sequence ATGTTTGAAAAGCTTCGGAAAATCCGGACTAATAGAAACGTGTCTGGAGAACAGATGGCGGAGGTGCTCGGGTTGAAGACCCAAGCGGCATATTACAAAAAAGAGGCAGGTACAGTTAAGTTTTCTTTGGCTGATGCAAAATGTATCAGCGAATTTTTCCATATGCCGATAGAGGAGATTTTTTTTGCCAACGAATTGTCCTAA
- a CDS encoding helix-turn-helix domain-containing protein, whose protein sequence is MGYYPTKAASNIYCQCRKAAAEYNDRLNSREGAAELLNMSVSTLSDYELGITKAIPVESVVRMADLYNAPELRNHYCTHDCPIGRTDVAPVKLDELDRLVMELQGCMKCAGIDRENLLEIAADGKIDDSERPQLQQILQNLDAISEGANSLKLWVQKNLGGSDT, encoded by the coding sequence ATGGGCTATTACCCTACAAAGGCAGCCAGCAACATATACTGTCAGTGCAGGAAGGCCGCCGCAGAGTATAATGACCGGCTGAACAGCAGGGAGGGCGCTGCGGAGCTCCTGAACATGTCCGTGTCCACTCTGTCCGATTACGAACTTGGAATTACAAAGGCAATCCCTGTTGAATCCGTGGTTCGTATGGCTGACTTATACAATGCTCCGGAGCTGCGCAATCACTACTGCACTCATGATTGCCCGATAGGGCGAACCGATGTGGCGCCGGTTAAGCTGGACGAGTTGGACAGGCTTGTGATGGAACTGCAGGGCTGTATGAAATGTGCGGGGATTGACCGGGAGAACTTGCTGGAGATTGCGGCGGATGGAAAAATTGATGATTCCGAGAGACCACAACTGCAGCAGATCCTTCAGAACTTAGACGCTATCTCAGAGGGTGCAAACAGTTTAAAACTCTGGGTTCAGAAAAATTTAGGAGGCAGCGATACATAA
- a CDS encoding helix-turn-helix domain-containing protein: MRKVETDWHRVPVIFDLSYAAALLGISLDCIHKLAQQGRFPAFKVGKLWRVRKDDLTAYIERQTLLEGSDSA, encoded by the coding sequence ATGCGTAAAGTGGAGACCGACTGGCATCGCGTTCCAGTGATTTTTGACCTTTCTTATGCGGCTGCTTTGCTGGGAATCAGCCTTGATTGTATTCACAAGCTGGCACAGCAAGGGCGCTTCCCCGCTTTTAAAGTTGGGAAACTCTGGAGGGTCAGAAAAGATGATTTAACTGCCTATATTGAGAGGCAGACTCTGCTGGAAGGAAGTGACTCAGCATGA
- a CDS encoding DUF6166 domain-containing protein encodes MESVICARCGRKLKSPAAVAAGYGSCCYRKEFGTSLPGSSGSHSGHASTHCSASHGALKTPEPVYVGPVGPLFQHDIICSRDADGKPQVNVTERVHSQNSGFDWGAPMDKQTNLALNILSAFVGQEAAEKDGLYFKFRDAFISNMPSEGGIIKKEAILTWIASQGVGEIDG; translated from the coding sequence GTGGAATCAGTAATATGTGCTCGTTGCGGCAGGAAATTAAAGTCGCCAGCTGCCGTGGCTGCAGGGTACGGCAGCTGCTGTTACCGAAAAGAGTTTGGTACATCGCTTCCCGGTTCGAGCGGTTCGCACAGCGGCCATGCAAGCACTCATTGCTCTGCTTCACATGGTGCTCTCAAGACTCCAGAACCTGTTTATGTTGGCCCGGTAGGACCGCTATTTCAGCACGACATTATCTGCAGCCGGGACGCAGACGGAAAACCGCAGGTAAACGTGACGGAGCGTGTACATAGCCAAAATAGCGGCTTCGACTGGGGCGCTCCGATGGACAAGCAAACAAACCTTGCCCTGAACATTCTGTCTGCATTCGTTGGGCAGGAGGCGGCCGAAAAGGATGGGCTGTATTTCAAATTCCGAGACGCGTTCATTTCAAATATGCCGTCGGAGGGCGGGATCATAAAAAAAGAAGCAATCCTTACTTGGATTGCTTCTCAGGGAGTTGGTGAGATTGATGGGTGA